The sequence GACGGCGATCGGGGTGCTTTCTGCGGCCTCTGCAAAAGCGCAACAGACCTGGAGCGGGGGCGCCACCGGAACGTGGGATACGGTTGCGGCCAACTGGGATGGCGGTTCCGCATGGGGCAACGGTTCGGATGCCGTATTCGGTGCCGGCGCCGCTTTTGTTCAACTGGATTCCGGAGTGGCGGTCGGCAACCTGACGTTGGTTGACGGGGTGGGTTCGGTGGATATCCAGGCGATCGTCGATGATACGCATCTGACGCTGGTCGGCAGCCCAACGTGGGATCTCGGAACGAATACGTTGCATCTGGTGAACACCACTCCCGACACGCATTTGAGCATGGCCAGCGGCAATACGCTGACGGTCATCGGCGCCGGGGAGTTCAATGCCGGCGAACGGCCGAACGATGCCACCACGGGGTTGTGGGACGTTTCGGGTTCCACGCTTGATTTCCAGGCCGCCGTGATGAGAGGCAATCAGCGAAGTGTCGGTGAATTCGACCTGGTTAAAATGGCGGGCGGATCCAAATTCATCAACGAACGCAACTCGAACCAAACCTATGCCAACAACTGGGAGCTGGGCTCGGGCGAAGTGACGTTCGATACGCGATTCACCCGAGCAAGTTTCCTTGACGGTATTGTGAGCGGCTCAGGAAGACTGGTCTATTCGGGCGGAGGTTCCTCCGTTGCATTTCTGCGCATTAACAATCCTTTGAATTCATTTGGCGGGGGCGTCATGTCGGATGGCGCAGCCGCGGTTACGAGTTTGCAGTTAAATGGTACCGACGATGTGCTCGGCGCCGTTCCGGCAACATTTGACCCGGACAACATTATCCTAAAGGACGGCGGGATCATTGAAATCGCCAACATGTTGGATACGATGAATCCGAATCGTGGAATCACGCTGGATGGCGGCGGGGTCATCATTCCGGCCCATGCCATGACCCTCGGCAGTCCGATTACGGGAACCGGCGGCCTTACGATCGGCGTGACTGATCGTGGTGCCAATGTACTCACCTTGACTGCCGCACACGATTACGAGGGGAACACCACCTTTACCAAAGGTTCGGTTCTTCTAGGCGCTTCCGACCTGCTGCCCGCCGGTACGGTGGTTTCCATCGGCGGTACGGGCGGCGGAACTTCCGCCTTGCTGATGAACGGATTCGACCAGACGCTTGGCGGGCTGACCTCGTCCGGAACCAACACCAAGCTGATCAACAACGATTCCACGACCAACTCCACCCTTACCCTGAACGTGACATCCGATAAACAGTACGGAGGAAACATCACGGGAACGGGCTTGATCGATCTCGTTAAGGAGGGAAGCGCACGCCAGGCGTTTCTGCGGGCCTCGGCATATACCACAGGCCTTGCATCGCTCACCATCAACGAGGGCTTTGTGCAGTGGAACAGCGATGATCCGAACCTTGGGTTGGTTACGGTCAACGCCGGCGGAAAGATTGGCGGCAGCGGTTGGATCAACGATGTCGTGTTGAATTCCGGCTCCGCCATTGCTCCGGGCTATTGGGTCGGCAGCCTCAACTTCCGGGGCGATCTCGACCTGTCGGCGATTTGCGCCGACAATGCCGGCGGAATCCAGATTACCTTCGACGAGACCGTGAACGACCGTATCCTCGCGGAGAGCGGCACCATCACCCTCGATGGCTTGGGCATGGCCGACTTTACCTTTGGCGACAACTATGGGCTCGTCGACGGGGTATACACGGTGATGACCGCTTCGGCCGTTTCCGGCACCTTGGATCCGGCCGACCTCGCCGGGGCCGTCGGCAGCAAGGGGGCCACCGGCTCGCTGTCCGTTTCCGGCGGAAGCGTTTTGTTGACGGTTGCGGCCGGCGACTATTCCCCCTTCGGCACATGGACGCTCGGCTACGGCTTGATCGGCGATGCCGCCGCGGCAGACGCCGATCCGGATGCGGACCGCTACAGCAACATCCAGGAATACGCCTTTGGCGGCGATCCAACCAACGCCGCGGTTCAGGGCCACGCGCCCGTCGGCAAGGTGCTGGTGGATGGAACCACGAATTGGCTCACCTGCGCCTATGGGTTCCGCTCCGATACCAACAGCGGGGTTTCCATTTCGGCCGAAACCACCGACAACCTGGTGGTCGGAACCTGGACAACCAGCGGGGTCATGGTGCTTGGAACCGGAACCATCGATGGCACCTACGACACGGTCACCAACGGAATCCCAATGGATGGAACGAGCGATTTCCTAGGTATATTCGTAGAACAAGAGTAGGGTTTCATATTCAATCGTGGGTCGGGAATAGGCATGCTGCGATTCCCGACCCATTGTTTTCAGAGCAAGAGAGAATCAACATGCTGCGACTTCATATCTTTTTAGCCATCGCCTTGACCCTATCCGTTTCGCACGGCGCGGATTTCCAGCCCTTGGAACGGTCGTACGGCCGTGCTTCCGTGAAAACTTCCGGCGATGAACTGGTTGTTTCTTCCGGAAAAGTGGAGCGGCGCTGGAAATGGACAGGGCGCGGTTTGGCCACGGCCGGACTCCGCGATCTGCGCTCGGGGAACGAATGGGTTGAAGAAGCCGCCGGGGAGGCCGACTGGCGCTTCCCGGGGTTGATCGAAGGAGATGCGAGGCTCGTTTCGCTCACTGCGAGGGAGTCGGACGACGAAGGCTTCACCTCCAGGCATTTGGAAGTGGTGGCGGAGATGGAATATCCGCAAACGGGCGTATGGCTGAAGTATGTCGTTTGGGCCTATCCCGATGCGCCGGGCGTGCGCACCCAGATTTGGCTGAAGGGCGAACCTAAGGCGGTCGATGCCGTCCGCGCGGCGAAGGACGGCGTGGCGATCGGCGTGGTTTCGGGGAAGCCCCATCAAATTCCCGAAAGCATGCCGGAGAGCGCGGCGGCGCCGGCCTACCATACCTCGAACCTCTATCATGGAAAAGAGGTTGAGCTGAAGATCGAGGGCATGAAGCACGACCGCAACTACAAGGCCATGCTGTCGTGGTGGGATACCGGCGGCGGGAAGCGCCGCACGCAATCCGTGAAGGTTGCGAGCATGGATGGCGAAAGCCTGGTGCAGGTGGTTCCGCCCACGGCGTTGCCGGCCTTCCGCGACAAGGCCCTGCCCGGAGACGCGGCGTTCAATATTCCGCCGGAAGTCCGGGTGGGTGACATGGTGCGGGTGAAGGTGCAAAAGGAGCAGGGCGTGAATGCCAACCTGTCTGAACTTTGGGTCTATGAAGAGGGGGGCGCTCCGGAAGGGTTGCAGCTGGCCGGAAACCGGGAACGGATCGAGCACCTCGAAACCATTGCTCCCGAAGGGTATCATCTGGCGGCCTACCTGGATTGCGGAGGCAAGACAACCCTGGCCCCTGAAATGAAGGAGGCCAGTGGAAACCGCGTCGATTTTCTTCCCGTGGTTGGAAGCGGGCTGACAGCCTTTGGCTACTACAACGACACGCAGCATCGCCACACGCCGCAGCATCACATGGTTCGCGAGGAACCCGTGGACGGCTCCTCCGTGGATTGGGCGAGCGTGCTGTTTGCCGAAAAGGGGCAGGGCGGCATGGCCTGGGTGAAGGAATCGCACAAGTGCGTCAACCGCTCCGGGGTCGATACGGGCGGATTCATTTCGGATGCGGCGGGCCTGCATAATACCGGTTCCGCGTTGTCGGCGCCCTATTTGCGGCCGGATGAATACCGCTGGTGCTGGGCAAGCTGGACGCTGCTCTATCCGGAAAATACGCAATTCGCCCGCGAGCTGGCCATGAAGCAGTTCGACCGCGCGCGCTATCCGGTCGATCCGCAGCGCGATGTCTTCGTGAAAGCCAACACCTGGGGCAGCGGCAACAGTGGCGAGGAATCCATGTCCATGGCCGCCGAAAAGGAAGTGCTCAAGGAAATCAAGTCGGTGGCGGATCTGGGGATCGATATTCTGCAGATCGACGACGGGTGGCAGTGCGGCCGCCAGAGGCCGCCGAACAAGGCGCGGGCCTGGCATGTGCGCGAAGACTGGTATCCGGATGGCTGGGAAAACGTGCGCCAGGCCGCCGCCAAGCAAAACCTCAAGCTCGGGCTCTGGACGGCGGCCTATGCCGAACTCGATGATTTGAAGCGCAACTATGACGACGGCGGGTTCGTGACCTGGAAATACGACTTCGCGCATATCGGCAACTACAGCGACCTCTACGGGCATTGGAACAAACTGCGCACCTTCTTGCTCTACACCGGCCACAAGGCCCGCATGGCGGTGGACGTGACGGAAAACGCGCCGCGCTTCGGCTATTTCTGGGCGCGCGATTTCGGCTGCGTTTGGCTTTCCAACCGCAAGCCCAACAATCCGTCGAACACCGTTCCGAAGCCGACCTTGATGCTGCGTGAAAACCGCGAGCTTTCAACATACGTCAACCTCAACAAGTTCGAGCTGCCCATCCAGAATTTCGCGCGGGTGAATAAACAAAAGAGCGATGCGCACCTGCATGGCCACGCCTACGAAGTGGCGCTGGGCCTCATGGGCATTCCCACTTTTTTCCAGACGACCTACCATTATGAAGGCGATGCCCGCAAGGAGGTGCGCGAGCTGGTTGGGCTCTATCGGCAGAATCAGCGGGAACTCTACAATCGTTTTGTCTTTGCCATCGGCGACGAGCCGGACAACGCCGCCTGGAGCGGGTTCCAATGGTTGGCGCCCGGCTCCGACGAAGGCTATCTGCTGATCTTCCGCGAGCGGGAAAACCAGGAGCGTTCAAAACAGGTTAACCTTCGGGGTGTCGATGCTGGTGTACCGATCCGGGTGGTGAATCTCCGGACCGGGAAGGCAGGAAGTCTGCCGGTGGATGCCTCCGGTGCGGTTAATCTTGAGATCAACGACCCGGCGGATTTCCTGTTCATGAAATATAAGCGTACCGGCAAACCGCTTCAGGATTCATGAAAATGTAATTGGCGGGACACGGGCGAAGCCGTTTGCTAGCTTGCCAGACCTATGGGTAATGAATGGCAGACCAGGCAGACGCTTTTGATGCGTGCAAAGAACCAGGACGACGAAGCGGCCTGGGAAGAGTTCGTTCGCTATTATCGGGAGTTTTTCCATATGGTGCTGAACCAGATGGGGCTCCTCTCCGCGGATGCCGACGATCTGGTTCAGGAAATCCTGATCCAGATTTGGAAGAGCCTGCCGAACCATATCTACGATCAGGACCGCGCCCAGTTCCGCACCTGGCTCAGCCGCCTGATCCGCAACCAGGTGCTGAATCATGTCCGTACCACGAAGCGGCGCGACCGCAAGCATGCTGCGGTTGCGGAGCAGGGCGAGGAAGACCACATTGCGGTTGTCACGGAACCTGAAGTGGAACAGATTATCCGGAAAGAGTGGGAGATCTACATTGTTCAGCTGGCGATCGAAAACATTAAGCCGCTGTTTTCCGAACGTTCGATCAAGGCGTTTTCCATGAGCATCGATGGTTACGACACGGCGCACATTGCGGAATACCTCGGGGTGAAGCCGAATTCGGTGGTCAAACTGAAGAGCCGGGTGAAGGCGCGGCTGGTGAAGGAGATCCACCGCCTTCGCAACGAACTGGAAGCGCTATGAAAACGGAATACTCCATCAAGGCGGCGGGCGACATGGCCCGGCAGCTGGCTTCCCTCTATGAGGAGGGGGCGGATGCCGGCGAAGAGGAGCCGGGGATCATCTATTCCGAACTCCGGAGCTATGGCGACCGCTACATCAACCCGGAAGTGCTGGCACGGGGTTCCATGAAAAAGATCAGCCGCGTGTTCGATACGAAGACCGGACGGCATGTGGCCATGGCCGAGCTGCGGGCCAACGCGCCGGAGGAACTTTACGAACCGTTCCTGCGCGAGGCGCGCCTTACGGCGCTGCTGGAGCATCCCAACATTATTTCGGTCAACGACATTGGGCTGACGGAAGCAGGGCTGCCGTATTTTACGATGGATCTGAAGCGGGGGGATTCGCTGGGCAAGTTCCTGAAAAAGAACCGGAACGAACGCAGGCAATTGCTGGAAGTCTTCGTGAAGCTGTGCGATGCGATTTCCTATGCCCACTCCCAGAAGGTGCTGCATTTGGATCTAAAGCCCGAAAATATCCAGGTGGGACGCTTTGGCGACGTGTTTATCTGCGACTGGGGATTGGGGAAGGTCGTCGGTTCACCGGAGGACGAGGAAAAGGAGTTCGACGAACTGCTTTTCAATCCCGACCTGCTCAACAACATGACGCTGGTCGGCGAGCTGAAGGGAACGCCGGGCTACATGGCTCCGGAGCAATTCGAGAAGGATGGTGAGAAAACCTATCAAACGGATATTTATGCCCTGGGTTGCCTGCTGCATACGTTGCTGACGGAGGTTCCGCCCCTTTCCGGCAGCATGGACGAAATCCGCGAATCGACCCTGGCGGGTAGAATTGTTTCCCCCGCAAAAGCGTTTCCCAACAAGGAGATTCACAAAGGGCTGAATGCGGTGGTCATGAAAGCCTTGGAGTTGAAACCCGCCAATCGCTATGCCTCCGTGGCCGCACTCCGCGACGATGTGAACAATTTTCTTGCGGGCTTCTCAACCACGGCAGAAAATGCCGGGATTCTTAAAGAGCTGTCGCTCTTCTACAGGCGCAATCGTGCGGCCTGTTTGGTCGGCTTCTTTTCGCTCGTGGCGATCTTTGCGATGATTGGATGGTTTATCGGTGCGCAGCAACAAAGCATTGTGGAAACCCGCGCCGCACGCGATCTGGCGGAAACCCGCCGTCGCGAGGCGGATGAATCGTTCGCCCAATATCGCAAGGAGCTCACGCGCAATATGCGCCTGATGGGCACGCTGGCGGAAAACCTGGAGTTTCAGGCGTTGGAACTCTCCCGCACCTTTTTCTATATGGATCCGGTCCAGGCGCTCGAACTTTCCATCCAACGGTATCAATTCCTGCAGTCGAACGATCCGGATGCCGACTTCAACTCACATATCGCATACTGTTATTTCATCCTGCAGGACTTTGCCAAGGCGAATGAATATTTCGAAATCAACAGCGATTGGAATGGGAAGCTCTATAAGCTCAGCCGGAAGTATGAAGCGGTAAAGAAAGGCGAACTGCTGGGCATCGGGCAACTTGAAAACTTGATTCGCGATCTGCGGGTTTTCAAGGGAACCCGGAAGTCGATGATGGAAAAAATGCTCGTTTGCGATAATGAGTTCAGGAAGGACAAATCCGGCTATGATCAGATCGTCCGTGTGGTGCTGGAAGGCTGGAACAGTCGCTGGACGCATGGACAGTTTGACTATGACCCTCAAGCGAAAACGTTGCGGTTGCGCGGCGACCAGCTCAAGGAATTCGCAATCGTTTCGCAAGAAAGCTCCGGGGAAAGTCCGTTGCGGTTCCTCGATATCCATTCATTGGATGCGCAGGGAACGGGACTCCATGACCTGAACCAGATTAAGATGCTCGCCATCCAAACCCTGGATATCCGGAAGACGAGCGTGGTGGATCTGGAACCGATCAAACACTTTTCCTCCTTAAAGACGCTTGTTGTTGCCCATGGGCAGTTTGCGGACGGGCAACTGGCGGCGCTGCCGCGCGAATTAACCGTTGCCGTGCGCTGAAGAATGCTGGTTTTATAGCCCGGGTGTCACCTTGTCCGGTTTCCCGGTGCTAATGATGATAGTTGGCCAATGATTGGCTTAGGCATTATCGAGAAGATCTGGAGAGAAAAATGAAGTTGATGCAACACCTGTTTTTGGGGTGCGCTTTTGCGGCGCTCAGTTCGGCAACACCCGGCGAGCTTGAATTTGAATATGTCGGCAAGGCCGTGGAAACGAAAGACACGCATGTCTGGGGCTCGTCCCCGGTGATGGGGCCGGACGGGAAGGTGCACCTCTATGTGGCGCAATGGCCGATTGCTACGCGGCCGAACTTTGATGGGTGGTTCAAGGACTGCGAGATTGCCCACTATGTCGGCGATCAGCCGGAGGGTCCCTTCACGTTTGTCCGGGTGGCGGTGCGCGACCAGGATGGAACCTTCAACTCACCCCATAACCCGACCATCCAGCATGTCGATGGGAAATATGTACTCTGCTTCATTGTGAATGAAGTAACGCAGCGCAGCGAGTGGACGAAAGATGGCGACCTGAAAACGCAGCGCATCATCATGTATGTCGCCGACGATTTGGACGATGATTGGAAGCCGGCTGCAGGGGCCGAGCCGGACGGGACCATCCTTCGCAAGTCCGCCGAACCCACCGACTGGAACCATGACGCAAAACTGGGGGTCTCGAATCCGTCGCTGATCAAATACAACGGAAAATACATGCTCTATATTAAATCCGTAATTCCGAACGGCGGCGGATACACCTATGGGGTTGCGGTGTCGGATGCCCTGGAAGGGCCCTACAAAACCCATCCGAAAAAGGTGACCAGCAAAGGGATCGAAGATGCCTACGCCTTCACGATGGACAACACGGTTTATCTGCTCAGCCGCAATTTCGGGCATGCAAAAGGGGGCTCGCACGGTGGCGGCCTTTTGTGGAAATCCGGGGATGGGTTCTGGTTTCCACCGGAAGATGTGGAGCTCTCCTTTGAACCTTTGGCGCACTATATCGGCACGGCGGCCCTGAAAAACGGCACGAAATATCGGCCGCCGGCGAAGGTGAAGGACTATTCCGGCCGACTGGAGCGCCCGCAGATCCTCATGGAGGATGGCAAACCCGCGTATGTTTATATGGCGACCGGGATCAGCACCCGCGAGGGATACGGCAGCTGCTCGCACGTCTTCCGCATCAAAACCGCAAAGTGATTCCTGCCTTATGCCACTTGCAAAAGCTGAGCGGTTTAAGTTGGTGGCAACGAATGAATGAAAAGCAACGAATCTAAACAGGAAGAATATCCGTAACTATCCAGGTCGAAAATGTGCTGTTGGCACATACAGAACCGATTCACTTTGCGGAAGCCGTTTGGGGCTGCCCCCAAGACGGTTGCGATTGCGACCAATTAAATTCCGGGGAATGTCCTGGTTACGAAACCCCGATCCATTTGCCCTGAAAGGGCAGCACAATCTGACGAGAATAGATGTTCTTGTGTTGCCCTTTCAGGGCAAGAAACACGGCCATTCCGCATACCCATGGCTTTGCCATGGGCTAAATTGTTTTGTGCTGTCAGCACATCCCAGCCCTCTGTGTGCCAACCTGAGTAGTTACGAATATTCGTGGCAACCTAGCCTGCATATTTGCATCTGGTATTAGAAGGACGCTCTGCTTGGCGAGGCGGCCGTTTTCGGGTTCACATCCCATTTTCGGGGAGCAATGAAGTAGCTCGCATATCCGATGCGAGTTCCCGCCACACGGAAGACGCGGATCGGATATCCGCGCCACGAGCGGGCAACAGCAACATTCCACGGAATTGGGACATGA is a genomic window of Pontiella desulfatans containing:
- a CDS encoding RNA polymerase sigma factor is translated as MRAKNQDDEAAWEEFVRYYREFFHMVLNQMGLLSADADDLVQEILIQIWKSLPNHIYDQDRAQFRTWLSRLIRNQVLNHVRTTKRRDRKHAAVAEQGEEDHIAVVTEPEVEQIIRKEWEIYIVQLAIENIKPLFSERSIKAFSMSIDGYDTAHIAEYLGVKPNSVVKLKSRVKARLVKEIHRLRNELEAL
- a CDS encoding alpha-amylase family protein: MLRLHIFLAIALTLSVSHGADFQPLERSYGRASVKTSGDELVVSSGKVERRWKWTGRGLATAGLRDLRSGNEWVEEAAGEADWRFPGLIEGDARLVSLTARESDDEGFTSRHLEVVAEMEYPQTGVWLKYVVWAYPDAPGVRTQIWLKGEPKAVDAVRAAKDGVAIGVVSGKPHQIPESMPESAAAPAYHTSNLYHGKEVELKIEGMKHDRNYKAMLSWWDTGGGKRRTQSVKVASMDGESLVQVVPPTALPAFRDKALPGDAAFNIPPEVRVGDMVRVKVQKEQGVNANLSELWVYEEGGAPEGLQLAGNRERIEHLETIAPEGYHLAAYLDCGGKTTLAPEMKEASGNRVDFLPVVGSGLTAFGYYNDTQHRHTPQHHMVREEPVDGSSVDWASVLFAEKGQGGMAWVKESHKCVNRSGVDTGGFISDAAGLHNTGSALSAPYLRPDEYRWCWASWTLLYPENTQFARELAMKQFDRARYPVDPQRDVFVKANTWGSGNSGEESMSMAAEKEVLKEIKSVADLGIDILQIDDGWQCGRQRPPNKARAWHVREDWYPDGWENVRQAAAKQNLKLGLWTAAYAELDDLKRNYDDGGFVTWKYDFAHIGNYSDLYGHWNKLRTFLLYTGHKARMAVDVTENAPRFGYFWARDFGCVWLSNRKPNNPSNTVPKPTLMLRENRELSTYVNLNKFELPIQNFARVNKQKSDAHLHGHAYEVALGLMGIPTFFQTTYHYEGDARKEVRELVGLYRQNQRELYNRFVFAIGDEPDNAAWSGFQWLAPGSDEGYLLIFRERENQERSKQVNLRGVDAGVPIRVVNLRTGKAGSLPVDASGAVNLEINDPADFLFMKYKRTGKPLQDS
- a CDS encoding glycoside hydrolase family protein; the protein is MKLMQHLFLGCAFAALSSATPGELEFEYVGKAVETKDTHVWGSSPVMGPDGKVHLYVAQWPIATRPNFDGWFKDCEIAHYVGDQPEGPFTFVRVAVRDQDGTFNSPHNPTIQHVDGKYVLCFIVNEVTQRSEWTKDGDLKTQRIIMYVADDLDDDWKPAAGAEPDGTILRKSAEPTDWNHDAKLGVSNPSLIKYNGKYMLYIKSVIPNGGGYTYGVAVSDALEGPYKTHPKKVTSKGIEDAYAFTMDNTVYLLSRNFGHAKGGSHGGGLLWKSGDGFWFPPEDVELSFEPLAHYIGTAALKNGTKYRPPAKVKDYSGRLERPQILMEDGKPAYVYMATGISTREGYGSCSHVFRIKTAK
- a CDS encoding serine/threonine-protein kinase, whose protein sequence is MKTEYSIKAAGDMARQLASLYEEGADAGEEEPGIIYSELRSYGDRYINPEVLARGSMKKISRVFDTKTGRHVAMAELRANAPEELYEPFLREARLTALLEHPNIISVNDIGLTEAGLPYFTMDLKRGDSLGKFLKKNRNERRQLLEVFVKLCDAISYAHSQKVLHLDLKPENIQVGRFGDVFICDWGLGKVVGSPEDEEKEFDELLFNPDLLNNMTLVGELKGTPGYMAPEQFEKDGEKTYQTDIYALGCLLHTLLTEVPPLSGSMDEIRESTLAGRIVSPAKAFPNKEIHKGLNAVVMKALELKPANRYASVAALRDDVNNFLAGFSTTAENAGILKELSLFYRRNRAACLVGFFSLVAIFAMIGWFIGAQQQSIVETRAARDLAETRRREADESFAQYRKELTRNMRLMGTLAENLEFQALELSRTFFYMDPVQALELSIQRYQFLQSNDPDADFNSHIAYCYFILQDFAKANEYFEINSDWNGKLYKLSRKYEAVKKGELLGIGQLENLIRDLRVFKGTRKSMMEKMLVCDNEFRKDKSGYDQIVRVVLEGWNSRWTHGQFDYDPQAKTLRLRGDQLKEFAIVSQESSGESPLRFLDIHSLDAQGTGLHDLNQIKMLAIQTLDIRKTSVVDLEPIKHFSSLKTLVVAHGQFADGQLAALPRELTVAVR